ATCTTCGGAACGGCCTACGCCATCGAAGACCCGGCCGAGAAGGCCCGCATCTTCGATCGCCTGGTGGAATACATGATCCCCGGCCGCACCGCGGATGCCAGGCCGGCCAACCGGAAGGAATCCGCTGCCACCACAGTACTTCGTCTACCAATCGAGACCTTTTCGGTGAAACAGCGAACAGGCCCGGCCGGGCAGCCGGAGGCGGGGGATCCTACTGATGTCTGGACGGGATTGATTCCAATCACCACTCAGTGCGGAAAGCCCCTGACGGAGCAGTCTTCGGGGCAGGTGCCGGGGTACATTGGCAACTATCGGCTGGATGCTGGACGGTTGTGTCGCCATTGAAGCTGAGCTCACAACGATCCACTCGCCCGGCTACCTGGAAACGCGGAGTTCAGTGAGCTAACCTCAATCGAATAGCCACGGACAGGCCCCGCCATGTTCGAAACACCCACAAACCTGCCACCAAGCCAGCCAGCCCCCAATCGATGTGGGCGAGCCCTGTTATTGAAATCGGAAAATGCGACCTGCGAGGTAACACCGGTGGCAAATTCGGGTGATCGACTTAAGCTATTGATAGGGCAGAGATTTTCAGAAGCGCGCGAGCGAACGCTCACCGACTTATACTGCACGCGCGTTAATCGGGGATACACGCCGAGTCGTACAATCAGCTGTTATATGGAGCGCATGATGATCATAGTCGCACTATTCGCCATGGTCTTCTCCGCGCAGGCATATGGCGAGCATCCTGGGGTGGAGTTCTACGGGTCTTATGTGTGGGGCCATGAAGTCAATATATTTCAGCCGTGTGGGATTGATGCAGAATTCTGGGTCCTTGCGGATCCCCCTGTCCTAGAAGAGCTCAGGCAATATCATGATGAGCATACTGAAGAGCTCTATCAGGAAATTTATATTCGCTTCATGGGTTCTCGGGTTTACGATGAAGTAGACGGCTTCGCAGCTGATTACGATGGCTTGATTGAGGTTTATGAAATATTGCGTATGTCTACGGAGTTTCCGGATGAATGCCCGTGAAGCCCATATAGCAATGCCTTGCAGCCGACAGCGGCTCCACTTCGCTCCGCCGCTGCTGGCTGAAGGCAAGCGTTAGGCAACACTAAGGAAGATCATGCCTTTAGAAGAAGAAACTAGAAATCTCATTCATGATTATTGTGTAAGAGATCTCCCTGGAGATATGTCTTGGCACATAGATAAATTCTCATTTATTGACGACGCCGAGCTTAGGCTTCGTTTGGGCAGAGCTTTTTACTCTGCACGTTATGTCTACAAGCTAATGGAGGCCACATTCGTTCAAAATGATGAGCAGCATCCATTTGTGAAG
Above is a genomic segment from Natronospira bacteriovora containing:
- a CDS encoding pyridoxamine 5'-phosphate oxidase family protein; translated protein: MTAGHIVQRQRNRGKYDFDSLCAVLDDTIVGHVGIVQDAAPVVIPMLYAREGRDLLLHGSVASRLLGEMAKGIPVCVTVTHLDALVLAASVFDHSVNYRSAVIFGTAYAIEDPAEKARIFDRLVEYMIPGRTADARPANRKESAATTVLRLPIETFSVKQRTGPAGQPEAGDPTDVWTGLIPITTQCGKPLTEQSSGQVPGYIGNYRLDAGRLCRH